accaggtcaatgtagagctatatacagggagtaacaacaataccaggtcaatgtagagctatatacagggagtaacaacaataccaggtcaatgtagagctatatacagggagtaccaataccaggtcaatgtagagctatatacagggagtaacaataccaggtcaatgtagagctatatacagggagtaccaataccaggtcaatgtagagctatatacagggagtaccaataccaggtcaatgtagagctatatacagggagtaccaataccaggtcaatgtagagctatatacagggagtaccaataccaggtcaatgtagagctatatacagggagtaacaacaataccagatcaatgtggagctatatacagggagtaccaataccaggtcaatgtggagctatatacagggagtaccaataccaggtcaatgtagagctatatacagggagtaacaataccaggtcaatgtagagctatatacagggagtaccaataccaggtcaatgtagagctatatacagggagtaacaacaataccagatcaatgtggagctatatacagggagtaacaacaataccagatcaatgtggagctatatacagggagtaccaataccaggtcaatgtagagctatatacagggagtaacaataccaggtcaatgtagagctatatacagggagtaccaataccaggtcaatgtagagctatatacagggagtaccaataccaggtcaatgtagagctatatacagggagtaccaataccaggtcaatgtagagctatatacagggagtaccaataccaggtcaatgtagagctatatacagggagtaccaataccaggtcaatgtagagctatatacagggagtaccaataccaggtcaatgtagagctatatacagggagtaccaataccaggtcaatgtagagctatatacagggagtaccaataccaggtcaatgtagagctatatacagggagtaccaataccaggtcaatgtagagctatatacagggagtaacaataccaggtcaatgtagagctatatacagggagtaccaataccagatcaatgtagagctatatacagggagtaacaacaataccaggtcaatgtagagctatatacagggagtaccaataccaggtcaatgtagagctatatacagggagcaccaataccaggtcaatgtagagctatatacagggagtaccaataccaggtcaatgtagagctatatacagggagtaccaataccaggtcaatgtagagctatatacagggagtaacaataccaggtcaatgtagagctatatacagggagcaccaataccaggtcaatgtagagctatatacagggagtaacaataccaggtcaatgtagagctatatacagggagtaccaataccaggtcaatgtagagctatatacagggagtaccaataccaggtcaatgtagagctatatacagggagtaacaataccaggtcaatgtagagctatatacagggagcaccaataccaggtcaatgtagagctatatacagggagtaccaataccaggtcaatgtagagctatatacagggagtaccaataccagatcaatgtggagctatatacagggagtaacaacaataccaggtcaatgtagagctatatacagggagtaacaacaataccagatcaatgtggagctatatacagggagtaccaataccaggtcaatgtagagctatatacagggagtaccaataccaggtcaatgtagagctatatacagggagtaccaataccaggtcaatgtagagctatatacagggagtaacaacaataccaggtcaatgtagagctatatacagggagtaccaataccaggtcaatgtagagctatatacagggagtaacaacaataccaggtcaatgtagagctatatacagggagtaccaataccagatcaatgtagagctatatacagggagtaacaataccaggtcaatgtagagctatatacagggagtaccaataccaggtcaatgtagagctatatacagggagtaccaataccaggtcaatgtagagctatatacagggagtaacaataccaggtcaatgtagagctatatacagggagtaacaataccaggtcaatgtggagctatatacagggagtaccagtaccagattaatgtggagctatatacagggagtaccagtaccagatcaatgtggagagctatatacagggagtaccaataccaggtcaatgtgaaGAGgtatgaggtagatatgtacatgaaggcagggtaaagtgactcgGCATCACggtagataataataataagagtaaaatacaTAACAGAGCAGTAGCAGCAAATGAtgtaaaagtgtgtgagtgtgcgtgtgtgtgtaatgtgtacgtgtgtttgtgttgtgtgtgtgtgtgtgtgcgtatgtagtgtatgtgaatgtgtgggAGTGTCaaggtagtgtgtgtgagtgagtgtatatatggtgtgtatatatagtctactgggtgtgcgtagggtcagtgcaagatagagtcagtgcagatagttctGGTACCATTTAATTTACTATTTAGAAGTCTGGCtatagcagtcttatggcttgggggtagaagtggtAGCAGAAtgaatagtctatgacttgggtggctggagtctttggcaatttttcagggattcctctgacaccgcctggtataggggTCCTCGATGTCATggagcttggccccggtgatgtactgggatgTCCCTACCACCCTCTGTGGCACTTTGCGGTCAAGggcggtgcatttgccataccaagcggtgatgcagacAGTCacgatgctctcgatagtgcagctatagaacttttggaggatttgaggacccatgccaaatattttcagcctcttgagggggaagaggcgctgccATGCCTTTTTCacaactgtgcgtgtgtgtgtggaccatgtgaagtccttacatttacatttaagtcatttagcagacgctcttatccagagcgacttacaagtacatacattcatacttttttttgtactttttgtacacatccttagtgatgtgtacgccaatgaacttgaagctctcgacctgctccacaacagctctgtcaatatggatgggggcgtgctttCCCCTCTTTGTACTATAGTCCACggtcagctccttggtcttactgacattgagggagaggttgtcgtcCTCGCACCACACcgctaagtctctgacctccctgtaggctgactcatcgcCTTTGGTGATCAGGACTCCACCGtcatgtcatcagcaaacttgattgataatggtgttggagtcatgcgtggccacgcagtcatgggtgaacagggagtacaagatggaactaagcacacacccctgagggccccCGTGTTTATGGTCAGTGTGGCGATGGTGTTGATGCCTACCTTCATCACCTGAGGCTGACCCGCCAGGAAGTATAGGATCCagtagcagagggaggggttcagtcccagggtccctagcttggtgatgagcttggagggaactatggtattgaactctgagctgtagtctatgaacagcagtCTCCCATTgttatttcccctcttgtccaggtgggagagggcagtgagaagtgcaattgagattgtgtcatctatggatctgttggggcagtatgcaaattggagtgggtctagggtgtctgggatgatggtgttgatgtgtgtcatgaccagccttcaaagcacttcataattacagatctgagtgctacagggtggtagtcatttaggcaggttaccttggagctCTTGGGAACCGGGACGAgggtggtcagcttgaaacatgttgtgattacagactgggacaagtaacggttgaaaatgtctgtgaagacactagccagctggtctgtgcattcTTTGAGAATGCACCCTGGTATTCCGCCCGCGGGCCTTGTGATTGTTAACCTGTTTTCAACTTTTGAACGGAGAACGAGGTCACACAGTTGAGGAGGGGAAGAGTGGAATTTCCTTGGAGCAGTTGGACATGGTCCAGCTTGAATTGTTATACTTTTTATGGCTTCTGAAGAACGAGAGTCCAAAGTCCCAGAATGCCGTCAGAGGAGAATGCGGTAATACAACTGACTACATTTCACAAGGACTTGATTCACAAAAATGGAAGGTAAAACATTTAAGGTTGTGCCTTAATAATGAACATAGAAGAAATACATTTGATATTTTTCTCTTAAGTTTTCTCTTAAGTAaaatctgtttaaaaaaaatacaaattgacCATTTCATTCTGAAAAAGCAAGAGAGTTGAATTGATTTGAATTCAGCACAGACAgatcaccttctcctccatgaGAACAGGCTGAATGCCAAAGAAGGGCCTCATGGCCATGGCCGGAACAATTTCAGCACCCTCTTCAGCTGGCCTTGGAGCAATACACACACCTCCCGTCTctggggacagagggacagagaggagatgcATGGAGAAGTGCAATAAGGAGGGTTAAAGGGATGTGCAGCTGACATATTGGAGAGTAGTTGATATGTACTGCATTTGACCTAAGTCTGGCTGTACTACAGATTGTCTATGTTTTGCTGATGGGGAAGAGGGGTGAGGGTTGAACCCCTGTGGCTATGGAAAATTAGTAATAAGTGATAATCACCTTAATAAAAAAGGAATTGCAGTACTGTACAAGAAAATTACACTTCATTTTGATATTAAGCCTTTGGAAGAACCCCACTCTCCAGCCCCCCTCAAAAGACTTAGCACATACGCCCATGGAGAAAACCCCAGAAAGTGATTTTTGAGGAATTAGGTCATGACCCTCCCCACTTCACTCCTGCCAGGCCCTCACTGGAGAGCCTCCTCCCGCTGGCGGTTGGGGGAGAAGGGGGTAAGTGTGttgggggtgagggagggattATTTTAATTCATTTTCAGTGCAGATGTACCTTGTGCTAATCGCAAATTAGGGTTAAGCCACCAATAAACAGAGTATCAGACAGACTTATTGTCTAGATCAGCACAGAAACCACCATAACAAATCAAGATGCGCCTTAGAGGCAGAGCTTTCTCCTCCACCAGCATGCAACATCAGAGCACAGGCGTTAGCATTCATTTGATGCACAAAATAAGCTTGCTTTTCAAGTCATGATTGTCTCCTCCTTCTTACAAACATAACTTGACCTGATTTTATATGCCTTTGATAAGCCCTTTGTttcatgtaatgtagtgtattatgATGTCCTACATGGTAGTGCAATAAAAAATGTTAGACTCTTTAAAAGACTGAGGAGATTTTATAACGCACAATTAAGCTAAGGCAATTTAAAGTTGAAGCATTTACCACATCAGACAACCTTGGCCAAGACATTCAGCCGCCCTGATGTTACCTGTCTGCCACCATGTATCCACTAGGGGGCATCTTCCATCTCCCACCACGTTGTAGAACCACTCCCATGCCTCGTGATTGATAGGCTCCCCCACTGCAAGAAGACAGGTACATTCAATACAGTACACCCAGCTCTGGGCACACTCAGAGCTAGTTTAAGATATTGTGAAATGTACTCTAGGCATAAACATTCTGTATTATTTAGATAATGGGCTACCTTTTTACTGATAGAGTATTTCAGTAATAAGACAATAATAATAAAGATACGAAATGCTTTGAACTGATATGACTTATGATAATGTTGGCCTATGAATGTGATGATAGCTATAGCCAAGAACTCTGAAAATGAATTGTTTATTAAGGTCATTGTAACACTGACAGGAATCACTGGAATCAAGTCAAGTTTCCATAATGCGCAAAGCCACTGACTTTGAATTTGTAATTGAGTTGCAGCTATGCAACTCAATTGCACACAGAACAGTTGATCAGTTATTTAATTAATCTGGTAGGATCAACTGTGTGCTCATTGGCAAATTATTATGCAGGGGGCACTGATCTAGTCTCTCACCAGAGCCGAGGGTCTTGAGGGAGGACCTGTCATACTTTTTTACCCAGCTCTCCTCATATTTCAGCAGCAGCCTGATGGCAGTGGGAGCACCGTAGAACTGGTTAATGCCCAGTCGCTCAACTGTTTCCCAGTATCGCCCTGAGGGAACAAAGACACATGGTCATTATGGTAAAGGAATACACACGCACGCAAATATCAGCAAAATATATCCTTCCTGTTTCCATAACCCACTAAATAGTGACACAGAAACAAGAACAGGAAATGTCCTATTATGCCAAGGCTATAGAGGGCATTGGCCAATGTCATATCACTACAAAGTTTACAGCAAACCTTAACAATTAACTTATAACACTTTGAAGCACTCCTTCAGTCAACAAGCCATGGTAATAAGCAAAGAATAAAATTGTCATCAAGACAGTTAATGAGTCACTCAACACTGGAGAAATGCCAGCGAAGCCAGTTACAACTACAGTGATCCACTTTATTCACATTTCTAAGGTTTTCTTGTTGTTCCAAACACTACATATACAAGTTATCCGCGTGTTATAGAAAGAAAAATATTGCGTATTACGGTAATAGTTATACATTAGTTCTAGCACACATAGCAACAGGACGTCTTAACACATGCATAGATAATATAGAACTTCTAACTTGTCTATAAAAATAGAATCAAAAACAATAATGATTTTTGTCCCTTATTGCCCCTAGCCCAGTGAATAAGTATTCCAATACTGCCAATAGCTGTGACACCCACCCAGCTGGTAACAAGTCACCTGGCTATCTCTCTGTGGATACGACCTGTCTAACTCTATGGCCTCTGGTAAAGAGAACAAGTGAGTAAAAAGCACCAGAAAAGAAAGGACAAACTTTAATGCTTGATGTCAAAGTCTCCTGCCAAAGTATCCTCTGTCTCAATGTAACAGTTGTAGACACATCTTAATGATTAATAGTGGATGATCATGTCAATCAGATATTGTCAGGGTGCAGCCCTTGTACTTGTACTGTTATAGCTCACCGGGGTCTGGGTACACAGGAGTGCTCTCAAAGAGGACAGTGGTGGCACCATTACACAGAGGACCATACACCACATAGCTATGACCAGTCACCCAGCCAATGTCTGCCACACAGCCAAACACATCGCCCGGATGGTAGTCGAAGACATACTGCAAGAACAAGAACACGTAAGGTTAGAGACAAGGTCCATTGAGCAATGCTGTACTTTTCCAGACAATGAAATCATCAAAATTACAAGATTGCGAAATTCTGACTAATTCTGGCTAACGTATACATGCTTTCCCACACAACATGGCTGCCACATTGATAGTTCTCTGAGCAGAACTGCTCAACAGCCTGGCAACAGCAACAGGTCTCTCTTTGGCATGGTCCCAAGAGGCCCAGTCTGTTTCAGGGGGATACAGATATAAAGCAGCTTTGTCTGTTATTTGAATCTAAACAGCCAACATGCCAAAAAGAGACAGTGCGAGCAATTGCCAAACGTCTGTTTGAGTCTGAGCTGGTAAGCTACTTAGAAATTAGCAGCACATCTCGTGCAGATTCATAGCTGTGTTTTCATTCTATTATTATCACTAACATCATGTAAGCTTTGTGTCTGTAAATCCCACCAAGCACAACATGCTCACCAGCATCGAAAAGCAGGGAGAAAACAGATGTTTTTATTTGTCAGTCAAATGGGGCTAATTTTGACCCAGAATATGGAATGGGGCTTCTCTCACAAAAGGGGAACACTGAATTCATTGTTCTGATCTAAGCTATGCCAAACCATGTGGCAGAATATTTATATTGTTCAAACTGCCCTGTCGGTAGCCCCCTTTCTGTAGCCCTCATCAAAACATTCTCAGACAACACAGTAATTGGGCCTTCCTCCTCCTTTTATAGTTGGTTGTATTTATCAGCTAAACAAATGCATATTTTCTGCCACATCACCATTTTAAGGAAGGCACCATACCTGCATTTTCTTCTCTGAAGTAAGAAGTATTCCGTAGAGGGGTTAACTGAAGACATACCTGGTGAGTCAGTGCAGCATAGAGCAGATAGCCAGCCTGTGTGTGGACAATGCCCTTGGGCTTGCCTGTACTGCCTGACGTGTGGAGCATAAAAAGCATCTCCTCACTGCCCATAGGCTCTGGAGCACACTGTGCAGACTCACTGGCCATCgcctgagacagagaggaaaagagTGGGAGACTGGAGATATGGTTTGGTGATATGAATGTTTCTTGCAGTGGAATTACTAAATGCAGCTAAATGCAGTGGAATTACACTTGATTTGCTTCAAGTTAAATGTGTGCTATGTCATCACGCTACTCTCATAGTAGGTCTGTCTATGTACTTTGTTCAATGGTACTGTACACAGGTTGTTCTTACAAACAAAACACCTCAAGGTGTTTAATCTCGTCAGTGACAATGGCAGATGAAATGACAGACAAATAAATAGATCTTTCATAACAGATATTAAAATGACAGATAACATCGCAAAACGGTTCTTTCAGTTCACCACTTCATCTGTGAGCAGAGCTTGGCTGCAATGCAAACTGATCCCGTTACAGGACTGCCACTGGCTTGTCCCGCTACTCAGACTCATTATTACCTTCTCCATGACACAATAAAAAGTATGAAGAACAAGTTTTACCTCCTCCAATGGGATGTCTAGTTTGCCCATGGGAGTTGGGTTAGTGGTCCTCTGGGCCACAAACACATGTTGGACAGTGGGGCAGTTCTTCACTGCAGCATCTACTGTAGGTTTCAGGTCTATGAACCGGCCTCCCCTCACACCTTGGTTACACGTGATCACAGCTTTACACTGGGCTGCAGGGAGATGGGGAACACAGTCTGAGAGATCTGAGATCATGCGgacacatccctacacagtctaACTGAGAATATGAAGTACTTTGAGAAAATGCAAGCAGCTTATCACAATTTCAAGATGTCAATAGGCCTAATTGCTATCTGTTGGTTCTGTTTgaggtatacactgagtgtacaaaacattaggaacaccttctaaatattgagttccaccccattttgccctcagaacagcctcaattcgtcaggacatggactctacaagctttctacagggatgctggcccacgttgactccaatgcttcccacagtcgtgtcaagttggctggatgtcctttgggtggtggaccattcttgatatacacaggaaactgtttaaggtaaaaaaaaaacacaacagtgctgcaattcttgacacactcaaaccggtgcgcctggcacctaccaccataccccattcaaaggcacttaaatcttttgccttgcccattcaccctctgaatggcacacatacacaatccatgtctcaaggcttaaaagtccttatttaacctgtctcctccccttcatgaagtggatttaacaagtgacatcaataaaggatcatagctttcacctggattcacctggtcagtttatgtcatggaaagagcaggtgttcctaatgttttgtacactcagtactgtactgtacatgttaTAAAGGTTTGAGATGACATGTTGCTCCTAGTTTTCTGTCTCATCCTTCAGTTTGTGTCCTAAACTGCTGGCCTTGTGTTTGATCTTTCTAAATTGGCCTGGTTTCTGTCTGACCGCAAAATGCAGCTTGAATTTAAACAACCCTTGCCTAGTCTCATGATGTTAGGAGCGTTTGAGTAAAACAGGTTAGTTTCTCACTGGAGTTAAGTTGGGAAAAAGGGGAGGAAACTTGATGACTGGTGTATCCCAGAAACAATGGCCAAGAGCATGTTcaattttaaaaatctgacattgcTCTATGCATAATGACTCACTTGGGAGTGCTGAGAACTTGGCAGCCATTCATTCAAGCCATTTTAGGGGTCATGGCCATTGGAACTATATCCTGTTTAACTATCAGACATTTATCCTGTGCCTTTGAATAGAAAAGCTGAAATTCCTGTAAACTCTATGAGTACGCTTTATTTAAAGGCGCAAAGCTTAAGTATTATGTCAGCTTTGTATGATTACAGAAACCAACATCGAAAATCTCTCATTTTTATTTTAACTTGAATAGCTGCATGCATGCACAATTGAAATGACCTTGTGCCCTTCCCTTGTGCCCTTCCCTTGTGTTCAGTCAACCATTCAAATGTCATGTTTGGGCTTTAAAGGGAGCATCTGTATACAAAACACAAACGTCCTTGAAATGCATTcttcactccagtattaatgctatattgtaattattttcgacctctagggcctatttattgcctacctccctactcttctacatttgcacccactgtacatagatttttctatttttcttttcttttgtgttattgactgtacatttgtttatgtgtaactctgtgttgttgtttttgtcacactgcgttgctttatcttggccaggtcgcagttgtaaatgagaacttgttctcaactggcctacctggttaaataaaggtgaaataaaataaataaaaaattgtgaCCTAACATTTCTAAAGAGTTCATCTCAGTCAAACATGAGTCCAGGCCCAGTATCACTCACCATCTTGAATCCTCCCAGCCAGGGCCTCTGAGCTGAACCCAGCAAACACCACCGTGTGCACAGCACCGATACGAGCGCACGCAAGCATGGCAGCCACGGCGATGGGCGACACTGGCATATAAATGGCCACCCGGTCACCTTTGTTGACCCCATGCCTCTTCAGGGTGTTGGCTAGGCGGCAGGTAGTCTCAAGTAGCTCCCTTTAGAAAAGTTGTATAAAGTTCAGACAGAAGTTATTACTTGGAGCAGCAGTTACCTCAAATATTGTTGCGTATGTAAGTTATTAAAGGTATGTATTCTGTATTGATTCCATCAAACACTATCTGAAGTgtacactcttaggaaaaaaaggtgctatctagaacctaaaagggttcttcggctgtctccataggagaaggatttgaagaaccatttttggttcccgGTAGAAcctatttggttccaggtagaacctttttgggttctATTTAGAagcctttccacagagggttctacatggaacccaaaagggttctcctatggtgaTAGCCGAATAAGTATTTTGTTGTAAGATGAGAGTCTTTGAGAACTACTTTGAATCCCTACTCCTTGCAATCCATATAGGAAGATGTATATTAGTGACTTTGAGGCTTCTTTGAGGCACTGAACAATGGATAACTCTGATTAATAATTTTTGGGAGCACTGAAATTACCTTCCAGTACACTTTCAGTTTCATGTCTAGTGAATGTTCAGTTGGACACCCCACAACTTCCTGTTTACATTCTGATCCAGGAAGCAGCTTTAGTCGTTATTGCAGAAAGGCCTCATTTTGAAATCTCACACTACCACCTTACACCATAACTGTGACACCCAACCAAAAATTATTTTGCAATTTCAACAGCACTTCCTTATGATTTAGTCTCATCAACAATAAAGTACATATGGTGTCTCATTCATAATGCAAATTGTAATGGGAGTATTTAAGCCTTCATGATTTGCTGATTGTTGTAACACAGGACATCattgaaaaagagactctggtATCAATTGGTATTCCTTGTatcaataaaggttaaatgttaTGCTCTTTATGTACTATACAACATTAAAGTTAACAATATATCCATGCATATCCAGAACATGGTTCTTATCCAGTTCTTCTTTGGCACAGCTGAACATCTCACTGTGCATATCTAGAGAACAATTTGGAATATTGTAAATATTTAGATATTACTGCTGAATCTCTGCCATGTTTCCTCCTACCCTTTACAGTATAGCATAAACTAAAAAAACTGAACCTAACATGGATACTTGACAGAGGACAAGATTATGTTTTTACaggatacagatgtaggatcttaatttgattaccCTGTTGCAGGAAAACGTCCTGCACATTTTCAacctgtagtgtatttgaggttgaaaattcacatttcctgttgccgcaggattattttcatgctgtagcaaactggctgagatgaagatcctacatctggaGGCAATCATCTCTGGTTAACACCAGTGTGGAATGTGAAGTATGTTGGTTTTATACCTCCTACTCTGTTGCACAGATCAGTATAGATTTCAGCTCCTCTGCTGAATGACGTGGACACGTTCATTCCGATAACTCTCATCTACATCATATCTCAAGCTTTCCAAGATAAGCGTTACGTTATAATAGTCCCCCACCCTGTCGAAGGTCCTTGCATAGGCATGAACTTACCTATAGGTGATCTTTACCTCCGTCCCAGGTTCATCCCTCTCCCAGACCAGGGCGACTCTGTCAGGATGCTTGGCAACATGCACATCCAAACAATTCACTGCCAATTAAATGGATGAATGGATGAACTAATGTAACTTACTGTCCAGTATTCGGGGGCTGTCCAGTAAGCATAATGTACATTAAACATAGTTCGCAAACCTGAACAAGATccacacaaacaaaaacaatatCAACTTAATCCTAGAAGAAAATAAGGCTTGAGCACGCACTTCCAGTCTATGTAGAATACTGAGTAAATGCTGTTATGCAATGGGGTAGTAAATATTTACAGTGTagccaataataataataataataataggggaTGGCAATTCTTACCAGAAACGTTCAACTGTCCCCCAAGAAACCAATTGATTTTCCCACTAGTAATTTCGCAGTCCCTCACTTGATCGAATGGCTTATTCCATGTAAGCCTCTCTTCAGCAATTGATCCCCAAAATGTTTCCGGATCTTTCACAGACAATTCGTATAACTCCTTGTATGACCATCCAGCGAGATTTGAGCTCAAGTGCGGTGTCAAGTTCGTGTTCCTATCGCCGATGCTGGAGACTGTTCGCCTCTGACACTGAACAGGTTTCAGAGAGGTCAATAAAATTCTCTTTCGGTAGCTGCCGTTTTTGAAGTATACACTGGCTCTATTTATTATATGTATCAAACTCCCGTTTTTATGTGCAGCCATATTCTGCTCCCCTGCTGCACGCAGAACTTGACCAGAGCCGGATCCTTTTCTTTCGAGTTTCCTTGGGTGGTACAGAAAGGGTGGGAACAAGTCGTTGATGAAAATGTATTATGTGAAGTTCAGTGTTCATGACAGAGGACAGTTAGTTTCAGCACTCGCTATCACTAAAGTGTAGCCTAGCCCACTGTTTCCCAAACTCGGGAGTCGGGACATTTTTGGTGCATTGCAACcccaaaaagtttttaaaaagaaTAGTTAAAATTGGGATGGAAAAACGCTTTCGGTGTAAACTTAAAGCACTAAAACCAAATAGAAAGTATATAGAAAAGCTAAGGGACCTATGTATGTTTTAATAATAGCCTATAATCTGAGAATTTATAGTAAACAAAGTAAAAGATAGAcaattttg
This portion of the Salvelinus namaycush isolate Seneca chromosome 22, SaNama_1.0, whole genome shotgun sequence genome encodes:
- the acss1 gene encoding acetyl-coenzyme A synthetase 2-like, mitochondrial, with translation MAAHKNGSLIHIINRASVYFKNGSYRKRILLTSLKPVQCQRRTVSSIGDRNTNLTPHLSSNLAGWSYKELYELSVKDPETFWGSIAEERLTWNKPFDQVRDCEITSGKINWFLGGQLNVSVNCLDVHVAKHPDRVALVWERDEPGTEVKITYRELLETTCRLANTLKRHGVNKGDRVAIYMPVSPIAVAAMLACARIGAVHTVVFAGFSSEALAGRIQDAQCKAVITCNQGVRGGRFIDLKPTVDAAVKNCPTVQHVFVAQRTTNPTPMGKLDIPLEEAMASESAQCAPEPMGSEEMLFMLHTSGSTGKPKGIVHTQAGYLLYAALTHQYVFDYHPGDVFGCVADIGWVTGHSYVVYGPLCNGATTVLFESTPVYPDPGRYWETVERLGINQFYGAPTAIRLLLKYEESWVKKYDRSSLKTLGSVGEPINHEAWEWFYNVVGDGRCPLVDTWWQTETGGVCIAPRPAEEGAEIVPAMAMRPFFGIQPVLMEEKGKPISGNDVSGALCIGQPWPGMARTIFGDHKRFVDAYFKPYPGLYFTGDGAYRSKEGYYQITGRMDDVINISGHRLGTAEIEDALDEHPAVPETAVIGISHDIKGEVPFAFVVLKEDPSLNHTAVVKELRDLVATKIAKYAVPDHFLVVKRLPKTRSGKIMRRILRKVAMEQTGDLGDVSTLDDPSVVSEIIKAYAQYKSLTSQNK